The following are from one region of the Fusarium keratoplasticum isolate Fu6.1 chromosome 4, whole genome shotgun sequence genome:
- a CDS encoding Zn(2)-C6 fungal-type domain-containing protein: MTPQPSGPESLSSARVSKLARRPHRKSRNGCFNCKRRKVKCDEVKPACANCVRFGIPCDFAPLPPTGEDPSSSRSPPDSSAVQGEPSTTPRRGPGRPRKDWAALTRPLPHQPERAGTSPPSAAATPASSSTASTSMACPLNVADAEFLFHFITHTAGTLHDYDDPQKSIAVFWARNVPQIGLSYHFVLHLAYSLAGYHLGYLEPKGTERHARNRTLAAQHAELGLTELNKTLSNLNETNCGALYVASVLVCYCTFAAGPTGPEDLLLCSVGDVAAQRWLPLIHGVRLIRQSIEPATLFTGLMSPLGGGADPEPEDPRPEYLVKGFPHLQWIEPLEKLRAWIASNETPDTVLFLRAHKSLCEIYEANYGDADGGYNGPMTNKLVFGWFYRLQDLFVGCLQRKAPPALLLLAYYVPLFNTMTRSWYMDGWAAHLLDAIRGLLSPDLLGWLEWPLEVSKQRA, from the exons ATGACGCCTCAACCGTCTGGTCCCGAGAGCCTCTCCTCTGCAAGGGTCTCTAAGCTTGCCAGAAGACCTCACCGCAAGTCGAGAAATGGCTGCTTCAACTGTAAAAGGAGGAAAGTAAAG TGCGACGAGGTGAAGCCCGCTTGCGCCAACTGCGTGCGCTTCGGTATCCCTTGCGATTTCGCTCCCTTGCCGCCAACTGGCGAGGAcccgtcatcgtcaaggtcaCCTCCCGACTCCAGTGCCGTCCAAGGAGAGCCCTCCACGACGCCGCGCCGTGGTCCGGGCCGGCCACGAAAAGATTGGGCCGCCCTGACGAGACCGCTCCCGCATCAACCGGAGCGAGCCGGGACTTCTCCGCCATCCGCCGCCGCGACTCCGGCGTCGTCTTCAACAGCTTCAACGTCAATGGCCTGTCCTTTGAACGTTGCCGATGCTGAATTCCTATTCCACTTCATTACCCACACCGCTGGGACGCTGCACGATTATGATGACCCTCAGAAGAGCATTGCGGTTTTCTGGGCACGAAATGTTCCTCAGATCGGATTATCATACCACTTTGTCCTCCATCTTGCGTATTCTCTAGCCGGATACCACCTTGGTTATCTAGAACCCAAGGGGACAGAACGCCATGCTCGGAATCGCACCCTCGCAGCGCAACACGCGGAGCTTGGGTTGACCGAGCTCAACAAGACTTTGTCCAACCTAAACGAGACAAACTGCGGTGCCCTATATGTCGCTTCCGTACTTGTTTGTTATTGTACCTTTGCAGCAGGACCTACTGGTCCCGAAGACCTCCTACTCTGCAGCGTGGGAGATGTCGCCGCACAGCGGTGGTTACCATTAATACACGGCGTGAGATTGATTCGACAATCTATTGAGCCCGCGACATTGTTCACGGGGCTTATGTCTCcccttggcggcggcgcggaTCCAGAACCGGAGGACCCGAGACCCGAGTATCTCGTCAAAGGATTCCCTCACCTCCAGTGGATCGAGCctcttgagaagctgcgGGCATGGATTGCATCCAACGAAACACCGGATACAGTCTTATTTCTGAGAGCCCACAAGTCGCTCTGCGAAATTTACGAAGCCAACTATGGTGATGCGGATGGAGGCTACAACGGCCCAATGACAAATAAGCTTGTATTTGGGTGGTTCTACCGCCTGCAGGATCTCTTTGTTGGCTGTCTTCAGCGGAAAGCACCGCCGGCTCTTCTCTTATTGGCGTACTACGTCCCTTTGTTTAACACGATGACACGATCTTGGTATATGGATGGGTGGGCGGCGCATCTTCTCGATGCAATACGGGGATTACTCAGTCCAGACTTGTTGGGATGGCTAGAATGGCCTCTAGAAGTGTCCAAGCAAAGGGCATGA